From the Clostridiales bacterium FE2011 genome, one window contains:
- the smc gene encoding chromosome segregation protein SMC, with product MRLKKLELYGFKSFPERTEIVFKEGITAIVGPNGSGKSNIGDAVRWVLGEQSAKILRGASMQDVIFGGTQRRKPLSYCEVSLVFDNEDKSLPLDYAEIQVTRRVYRSGESEYFLNRSSCRLKDVVDLFRDTGIGKEGYSIIGQGRIDEILSRKGEDRRQVFEEAAGIVKFRARKEEADKKLARTQENISRVDDLLDELKHRLGPLEEDAKNARVYLDLSARLKVLDLNLFLVRSDKMEAKLRESDHDLQNMQAVLTQNEENLKARTEERDIRQAEIQDLDEKIASAHNALMEGMETVHRAENASREVEERRNRRQEDRQRIGEELKDAEERIAELDAMASESSGGSETRSASLEKLTARLEAAKAAEEQARAEEAEKEKILEEHKNEMLEAVNRRAAALSDQTRLTTMLNAMETRLQEITVSCEEMRKEETDLAAAVTDAHGRLEKETAEQDRLSASLQEARTGLETADAEVISARAAYDTKLAEMREMEARQKILEDLSREMEGYSHAVRRVMHRARDREDNRIRGPISQLISVPEKYETAMDMVLGNTQQHIVTEDEETAKELIEFLRERNMGRATFLPMTTVRPRLLTPQEQEVLSMPGCLGVASDLVSCDEDYRGIVENLLGRTVVAEDLASGIPIMRKGGHAFRLVTLKGDVMHSGGSMTGGSVSSNNVNLFTRERELKELTGKLSAGQDELEALLKQMQDGQKRKDELKARSADALEELHQQEIAVARETERVQNAEAEASTHAMRLHESEAAREQLMESMMQIREQLSMAADSTEQTDKTRDEMEAQAAQLQQALTEARKKTEERAEETLRLTLETNDLRHELETLQRDRARYEQDRKRMTAEQERRRKQLAEMEAAEAGDLEAAAAAEKELEQGRLEQARRERISHALEEDRAGKQEMLKEILSDIEGLHQSRQRDTDRAHRLELSRARTEGDLKALRDRIWNTYEITYAGAEEFRITEGFSLTEADREAAQLSAEIRALGPVNVRAVEEYADTKARADEIIAQREDLEKAEQDLKDLIARLLAGMKETFVEQFTLLQGYFSETFVRLFGGGHAELILMDPSDPLNCGIEINAQPPGKKLQLLSLLSGGERTLTAIAILFATLKLKPTPFCILDEIEAALDDANIGYFADYLAEYSASTQFVVITHRKGTMERANGLYGVAMEEQGVSRMVSVSLQDYREA from the coding sequence ATGCGCTTAAAGAAGCTGGAGCTCTACGGATTCAAGTCCTTTCCGGAGCGGACTGAGATTGTCTTCAAGGAAGGCATCACCGCGATCGTGGGACCCAACGGATCCGGAAAAAGCAATATAGGTGACGCAGTGCGCTGGGTGCTCGGTGAGCAAAGCGCGAAAATCCTGCGCGGCGCCAGCATGCAGGACGTGATTTTCGGCGGCACACAGCGCAGAAAGCCCCTCAGTTACTGTGAAGTTTCCCTTGTCTTTGACAATGAAGATAAAAGCCTTCCCCTGGACTATGCGGAGATTCAGGTGACCCGCCGGGTTTACCGCAGCGGGGAAAGCGAATATTTCCTGAACCGCTCTTCCTGCCGCCTGAAGGACGTCGTGGATCTGTTCCGCGATACCGGTATCGGCAAGGAGGGCTATTCCATTATCGGCCAGGGCCGCATTGATGAAATCCTGTCCCGCAAGGGAGAGGACCGCCGCCAGGTCTTTGAGGAGGCCGCCGGTATCGTCAAGTTCCGTGCCCGCAAGGAAGAGGCGGACAAGAAGCTGGCCCGTACCCAGGAAAACATTTCCCGGGTGGATGACCTGCTGGATGAACTGAAGCACCGTCTCGGCCCGCTGGAAGAGGACGCGAAGAACGCCCGGGTTTACCTGGACCTGTCCGCCCGGCTGAAGGTGCTGGATCTGAACCTGTTCCTGGTCCGCTCGGATAAGATGGAAGCGAAACTCCGGGAGTCGGATCATGACCTGCAGAATATGCAGGCTGTCCTGACGCAGAACGAGGAGAACCTGAAAGCCAGGACGGAGGAACGGGATATTCGCCAGGCGGAGATCCAGGACCTGGATGAAAAGATCGCGTCCGCCCATAATGCCCTGATGGAGGGCATGGAGACGGTTCACCGGGCGGAGAATGCCTCCCGTGAAGTGGAGGAGCGCCGGAACCGCCGCCAGGAGGACCGCCAGCGCATCGGGGAGGAACTGAAGGACGCGGAGGAGCGGATCGCGGAGCTGGACGCCATGGCGTCCGAATCCTCCGGCGGCAGCGAAACCCGCAGCGCCTCGCTGGAGAAGCTGACTGCCCGGCTGGAAGCCGCAAAGGCGGCGGAAGAGCAGGCCCGGGCGGAGGAAGCCGAAAAAGAGAAAATCCTGGAAGAGCATAAGAACGAGATGCTGGAGGCGGTGAACCGCCGTGCTGCGGCCCTGAGCGATCAGACCCGCCTGACCACGATGCTCAATGCCATGGAAACCCGTCTGCAGGAAATCACGGTTTCCTGTGAGGAGATGCGGAAAGAGGAAACGGACCTCGCCGCCGCTGTGACGGATGCCCACGGACGCCTGGAGAAGGAAACCGCGGAGCAGGACCGCCTGTCCGCTTCCCTGCAGGAAGCCCGCACCGGACTGGAAACCGCGGACGCGGAAGTGATCAGCGCCCGGGCGGCTTATGATACAAAGCTGGCGGAAATGCGGGAAATGGAAGCCCGCCAGAAGATCCTGGAGGATCTTTCCCGGGAGATGGAAGGCTATTCCCATGCCGTGCGCCGCGTGATGCACCGTGCGCGGGACCGGGAGGACAACCGGATCCGGGGACCCATCAGCCAGCTGATTTCCGTCCCGGAAAAATATGAAACAGCCATGGATATGGTGCTTGGCAACACCCAGCAGCATATCGTTACCGAGGATGAGGAAACCGCCAAGGAACTCATCGAATTCCTGCGTGAAAGGAATATGGGCCGGGCTACCTTCCTGCCCATGACGACGGTCAGGCCGCGGCTGCTGACCCCGCAGGAGCAGGAAGTCCTGTCCATGCCCGGGTGCCTGGGCGTAGCTTCCGACCTGGTATCCTGTGACGAGGATTACCGCGGGATTGTGGAGAATCTCCTGGGCCGCACGGTGGTCGCGGAGGACCTTGCCTCCGGTATACCCATCATGCGCAAGGGCGGACATGCCTTCCGGCTGGTGACACTCAAGGGAGACGTTATGCACTCCGGCGGTTCCATGACCGGCGGTTCCGTTTCTTCCAACAATGTAAACCTCTTTACCCGGGAACGGGAACTGAAGGAACTGACAGGGAAACTGTCCGCCGGACAGGATGAGCTTGAGGCACTGCTGAAACAGATGCAGGACGGCCAGAAGCGGAAGGATGAGCTCAAAGCCCGTTCCGCCGACGCGCTGGAAGAACTGCACCAGCAGGAAATCGCCGTTGCCCGGGAAACCGAGCGCGTGCAGAACGCGGAAGCAGAAGCGTCCACCCATGCCATGCGGCTTCATGAGTCCGAGGCAGCCCGGGAGCAGCTCATGGAATCCATGATGCAGATCCGGGAGCAGCTGTCCATGGCCGCGGACAGCACGGAGCAGACGGACAAGACCCGTGATGAGATGGAAGCGCAGGCGGCACAGCTGCAGCAGGCGCTGACGGAAGCCCGGAAAAAGACAGAGGAGCGGGCGGAGGAGACTCTGCGCCTGACTCTGGAAACGAATGACCTGAGGCACGAGCTGGAAACCCTGCAGCGGGATCGTGCCCGTTATGAGCAGGACCGGAAGCGGATGACCGCGGAGCAGGAACGCCGCCGGAAACAGCTGGCGGAAATGGAAGCGGCGGAAGCCGGAGACCTGGAAGCCGCTGCCGCGGCGGAAAAGGAACTGGAACAGGGCCGGCTGGAACAGGCCCGCCGGGAACGGATCTCCCACGCGCTGGAAGAGGACCGGGCCGGAAAGCAGGAGATGCTGAAGGAAATCCTTTCAGATATCGAAGGCCTGCATCAGTCCCGCCAGCGGGATACGGACCGGGCGCACCGGCTGGAACTCAGCCGTGCCCGTACGGAAGGCGACTTGAAGGCGCTGCGGGACCGGATCTGGAACACATACGAAATCACCTATGCCGGAGCGGAAGAGTTCCGGATTACCGAAGGCTTCAGCCTGACCGAGGCGGACCGCGAAGCGGCCCAGTTGTCCGCGGAAATCCGCGCCCTGGGTCCGGTCAACGTCCGGGCGGTGGAGGAATACGCGGATACCAAGGCCCGTGCGGATGAAATCATCGCGCAGCGGGAGGACCTGGAAAAGGCGGAACAGGACCTGAAGGACCTGATTGCCCGCCTGCTGGCCGGTATGAAGGAAACCTTTGTGGAGCAGTTCACGCTGCTGCAGGGCTATTTCTCGGAAACCTTTGTCCGTCTTTTCGGCGGCGGCCATGCTGAGCTGATCCTGATGGATCCTTCGGATCCCCTGAACTGCGGCATTGAAATCAATGCCCAGCCTCCGGGCAAAAAGCTGCAGCTGCTGTCGCTGCTTTCCGGCGGCGAGCGAACCCTGACAGCTATCGCAATCCTGTTTGCCACCCTGAAGCTGAAACCGACGCCCTTCTGTATCCTCGACGAAATCGAGGCCGCGCTGGACGACGCGAATATCGGCTATTTCGCTGATTACCTGGCGGAGTATTCCGCTTCCACCCAGTTTGTGGTCATTACCCACCGGAAGGGAACCATGGAACGGGCAAACGGCCTGTATGGTGTGGCCATGGAAGAGCAGGGAGTCAGCAGAATGGTTTCCGTTTCCCTGCAGGATTACCGGGAAGCGTAA
- a CDS encoding diaminopimelate decarboxylase gives MPNFSLDDEVFFRAAEKFPTPFHLYDEQGIRLRARRLKAAFAWCKDFREYFAVKALPNPAVLRILKEEGCGLDCSSATELMLAKACGFSGEEIILSANAMPPEEFAQARALDAFINLDDLSDVELLRTHGGFPSCVCLRYNPGGQFSIGNTIMGNPGEAKYGMTLPQLKEALTVLKKEGVTSFGLHAFLASNTIDPAYYPGLAELLMTLGRDLAAELGMKFAFVDLSGGISIPYKPEDQEPDIEQVGEGVRKVYEKLFPEGGVAIKTELGRWMTGPCGWLVTHAVHEKKIYRDYIGVDACAVNLMRPAMYGAYHHVTVCGKRDLPADHVYDITGSLCENNDKFAWERKLPEIKIGDLLLIHDTGAHGSAMGYNYNGRLRGAEVLYTADGDYRLIRRAETAADYFATLDVDPAYSTISPGR, from the coding sequence ATGCCTAATTTTTCTCTGGACGATGAGGTTTTTTTCCGCGCCGCGGAAAAGTTTCCCACACCCTTCCATCTGTATGATGAGCAGGGAATCCGCCTCCGGGCACGCCGGCTGAAGGCTGCTTTCGCCTGGTGTAAGGATTTCAGGGAATACTTTGCCGTCAAGGCGCTTCCGAACCCCGCTGTGCTGCGGATCCTGAAGGAAGAAGGCTGCGGCCTGGACTGCTCTTCCGCTACGGAACTGATGCTGGCCAAGGCCTGCGGTTTCTCCGGTGAAGAGATTATCCTGTCCGCCAACGCCATGCCTCCGGAAGAGTTTGCCCAGGCCCGGGCACTCGACGCTTTCATTAACCTGGATGACCTTTCAGACGTTGAACTGCTGCGGACCCACGGCGGCTTTCCGTCCTGCGTCTGCCTGCGCTATAATCCCGGCGGACAGTTCTCCATCGGCAATACAATCATGGGGAATCCGGGTGAAGCGAAATACGGCATGACCCTGCCCCAGCTGAAGGAAGCCCTGACCGTGCTGAAAAAGGAAGGAGTCACTTCCTTCGGCCTGCACGCTTTCCTGGCGTCCAATACCATTGACCCCGCCTACTATCCGGGACTGGCGGAGCTGCTCATGACCCTGGGACGGGACCTGGCGGCGGAGCTCGGCATGAAGTTCGCCTTTGTGGACCTGTCCGGCGGTATCAGCATTCCTTACAAGCCTGAAGATCAGGAACCGGATATCGAACAGGTGGGCGAAGGCGTCCGGAAGGTTTATGAAAAGCTTTTCCCCGAAGGCGGCGTCGCCATCAAGACGGAGCTGGGCCGCTGGATGACCGGCCCCTGCGGCTGGCTGGTGACGCATGCGGTGCACGAAAAAAAGATCTACCGGGATTATATCGGCGTGGACGCCTGCGCGGTCAACCTGATGCGCCCGGCGATGTACGGCGCGTATCATCATGTGACCGTCTGCGGCAAGCGGGATCTTCCCGCGGACCACGTTTACGATATTACCGGCAGTCTTTGTGAGAACAATGATAAGTTTGCCTGGGAACGGAAGCTTCCGGAGATTAAGATCGGAGACCTGCTCCTGATTCATGATACCGGTGCCCACGGCTCCGCCATGGGCTATAACTACAACGGCCGCCTGCGCGGGGCCGAAGTGCTGTATACTGCGGACGGGGATTACCGGCTGATCCGCCGGGCCGAAACCGCGGCGGATTACTTTGCCACCCTGGATGTGGATCCGGCTTACAGCACGATTTCTCCCGGGCGGTAA
- a CDS encoding radical SAM protein — protein sequence MKISKKDALTWFRFFAELPGDEPLGCRQQEISLAVFSQIETAVEKRRKEALAAIPGLKAVMPGSAGVQPWTPGLPACTLFVGPEENFPAGCRSCLLGTGLSAVRKTNRCNLACPFCYDYGMLDEIEPIGEGLWEIGGGRYREEDLPLLFALQGKPTGIAYVYLEPFMEIEKYYGIIRRFREAGVHQHMYTNGVNANEENLKALGEAGLDELRFNLGASGAADKVINAMAIAKKYIPRVGIETPMTREFFKALNNKKEKILATGIDFMNCAELHLNDNNLPNYFGEPMYFCRMGYLSPIISRDLTLQVMKTAAEEKWPIAVHDCSNKTKIARDLNLAAREGGWFGRSVYEREIECIPYEAFLPTLEDESLPFVEEEELPRGYRPGEIVL from the coding sequence ATGAAAATCTCCAAAAAAGACGCCCTGACCTGGTTCCGGTTTTTCGCGGAACTTCCCGGTGACGAACCCCTCGGCTGCCGCCAGCAGGAAATCTCCCTGGCCGTATTCAGCCAGATTGAAACCGCCGTGGAAAAACGCCGGAAAGAAGCCCTGGCCGCCATCCCCGGCCTGAAGGCCGTCATGCCGGGATCAGCCGGCGTCCAGCCCTGGACACCCGGCCTTCCCGCCTGCACCCTGTTTGTCGGGCCGGAGGAGAACTTCCCTGCCGGCTGCCGCAGCTGCCTGCTGGGAACAGGGCTTTCCGCGGTACGCAAAACCAACCGCTGCAACCTTGCCTGCCCCTTCTGCTATGACTACGGCATGCTGGATGAGATCGAACCCATCGGCGAAGGGCTGTGGGAAATCGGCGGCGGACGGTACCGGGAAGAGGACCTGCCTCTTCTGTTTGCCCTGCAGGGTAAACCCACAGGCATCGCCTACGTCTACCTGGAACCCTTCATGGAAATTGAAAAGTATTACGGCATCATCCGCCGCTTCCGCGAAGCCGGCGTACACCAGCATATGTATACCAACGGCGTCAACGCCAATGAGGAAAACCTGAAAGCCCTGGGCGAAGCCGGACTGGATGAGCTGCGCTTCAACCTGGGTGCCAGCGGCGCCGCGGACAAGGTCATCAACGCCATGGCCATTGCAAAGAAATACATTCCCCGGGTAGGCATCGAGACGCCCATGACAAGGGAATTCTTCAAGGCGCTGAACAACAAAAAAGAGAAGATCCTCGCAACGGGAATCGACTTTATGAACTGTGCGGAACTGCATCTGAACGACAACAACCTGCCCAACTACTTCGGGGAGCCGATGTACTTCTGCCGGATGGGCTACCTGAGTCCCATCATCAGCCGGGACCTGACCCTGCAGGTTATGAAAACCGCAGCGGAAGAAAAGTGGCCCATCGCCGTGCACGACTGCAGCAATAAAACAAAAATCGCCCGCGACCTGAACCTGGCAGCCCGGGAGGGCGGCTGGTTCGGCCGGAGCGTTTACGAACGTGAAATTGAATGCATCCCCTACGAGGCATTCCTGCCGACGCTGGAGGATGAAAGCCTTCCCTTCGTGGAAGAGGAAGAGCTGCCCCGGGGTTACCGCCCGGGAGAAATCGTGCTGTAA
- a CDS encoding PIG-L family deacetylase, giving the protein MSAKSWYRHLGLFAAMVLIAALFCFTAAAAEPAKDITSSCKFNAGSGRKSFNTCKDRNYKTYWKTNNGDKGYVEVTVPDGQSASGVMVQWYEHPHAWGVQVKDESGNWTDAGHTEGNYLAEYLPLPEGTTVFRVGNAPGERRHFNMAELRIYGPGETPPEAQQWQPCAEKADLMLLVAHQDDEVLWFGGTLPRYAGEEKKICQVCMMVPSMPYRRLELLDCLWTCGVRNYPAYGSFKDAFSYSLSKQYKHWSKNHVYEVVTEWIRRFQPDVLLAHDLQGEYGHGAHRVCGDAAMHCVEYAANENKFPKSAKKYGTWDTPKCYLHLWKENVIDMDWRQPLEAFGGKTSFEVAEDGFRCHISQQATDYHVEDWGPWDNSLFGLYRTTVGPDEAKDDFFENIGN; this is encoded by the coding sequence TTGAGCGCAAAGAGCTGGTACAGACACCTTGGACTGTTCGCCGCGATGGTGCTGATCGCGGCCCTTTTTTGCTTTACAGCCGCGGCTGCGGAACCTGCAAAAGACATCACAAGTTCCTGCAAGTTCAACGCCGGCTCCGGCCGGAAATCCTTCAACACCTGCAAGGACCGGAACTACAAGACTTACTGGAAGACCAATAACGGCGATAAGGGTTATGTGGAAGTGACCGTACCCGACGGCCAGAGCGCTTCCGGCGTCATGGTGCAGTGGTATGAGCATCCCCATGCCTGGGGCGTGCAGGTGAAAGACGAGAGCGGAAACTGGACCGACGCCGGTCATACAGAAGGTAACTACCTGGCGGAATACCTGCCGCTGCCGGAAGGCACCACCGTTTTCCGGGTGGGAAACGCCCCCGGAGAAAGGCGCCACTTCAACATGGCGGAGCTGCGGATCTACGGTCCCGGCGAAACACCGCCGGAAGCACAGCAGTGGCAGCCCTGCGCGGAAAAAGCCGATCTGATGCTGCTGGTAGCCCACCAGGACGACGAAGTGCTGTGGTTCGGCGGTACGCTGCCCCGGTACGCTGGTGAGGAAAAGAAAATCTGCCAGGTCTGCATGATGGTTCCCTCCATGCCCTACCGCCGGCTGGAACTGCTGGACTGCCTGTGGACCTGCGGCGTACGGAACTATCCGGCCTACGGCAGCTTCAAGGATGCATTTTCCTATTCGCTGAGCAAGCAGTATAAACACTGGAGTAAAAACCATGTCTATGAGGTAGTCACAGAGTGGATCCGGCGGTTCCAGCCGGACGTGCTGCTGGCCCACGATCTGCAGGGCGAATACGGCCACGGCGCCCACCGGGTGTGCGGAGACGCGGCCATGCACTGTGTGGAATATGCCGCAAATGAAAACAAATTCCCCAAGTCCGCCAAAAAATACGGAACCTGGGATACGCCGAAATGCTACCTGCACCTTTGGAAAGAAAATGTAATCGATATGGACTGGCGCCAGCCGCTGGAAGCCTTCGGCGGAAAGACCTCCTTCGAAGTGGCAGAGGACGGCTTCCGCTGCCATATCAGCCAGCAGGCTACGGATTATCATGTGGAAGACTGGGGTCCCTGGGACAACAGCCTGTTCGGCCTGTACAGAACTACTGTAGGACCGGACGAAGCCAAGGATGATTTCTTCGAGAACATCGGTAATTAA
- a CDS encoding DnaJ domain-containing protein — protein sequence MNNPFEVLGLKGLATPDEIRSAYRTLARKCHPDMITDPAEKEAAQTRMVALNLAYEEALRLASPRTGVNTVTPELSSAESILMAQRAMAKDNPEGALRSLVRCEKRDGEWYYMQGKVLMAMEEYDSAHQSFREAVRLDPDNNVFRAGALAAAVAQQKARKLPGKVKKVFKHLVRR from the coding sequence ATGAACAATCCCTTTGAGGTCCTGGGTCTGAAGGGACTAGCCACCCCGGATGAGATCCGGAGTGCGTACCGGACACTGGCCCGAAAGTGCCATCCCGACATGATCACGGATCCGGCCGAAAAAGAAGCCGCCCAGACGCGGATGGTCGCGCTGAACCTGGCTTATGAAGAAGCCCTGCGCCTGGCCTCCCCGCGGACCGGTGTCAATACAGTAACCCCCGAGCTTTCCAGTGCCGAGTCTATCCTGATGGCCCAGCGGGCGATGGCAAAGGATAATCCGGAAGGCGCCCTGCGCAGCCTGGTGCGCTGTGAGAAGCGAGACGGAGAATGGTATTACATGCAGGGTAAGGTCCTGATGGCCATGGAAGAATACGACAGTGCCCATCAGTCCTTCCGGGAAGCCGTGAGACTGGATCCGGACAACAACGTTTTCCGGGCAGGCGCGCTGGCAGCCGCCGTGGCACAGCAAAAAGCCCGGAAGCTGCCGGGAAAAGTGAAGAAAGTATTCAAACACCTGGTCAGAAGATAA
- a CDS encoding UDP-N-acetylglucosamine 1-carboxyvinyltransferase translates to MGKERMLITGGHALEGEVRVSGGKNTAVAVIPATLLSDEPCTIENLPDIEDVHALADILVELGAKVDYEPGRCMHVDPRPAEGVEISYHNAQRLRASYYLLGALLGRCGKARVPTPGGCEIGSRPVDQHLKGFRSIGAEAEEIGGMLTAEGTLTGGDVFFDMVTVGATVNVMLAAVKAKGQTFIYNAAKEPHIVDLANFLNSMGAKIKGAGTDIIRIRGVQRLHGSTYAVIPDQIETGTLMIAAAATGGDVIIDGCIPTHMDALSAKLLEMGVKVTDSDDAIRVHVVGPRRAINVKTQVYPGFPTDLQQPMSALLTTAKGTSLVTETIFEQRFRHLDEIRRMGAHVRVMDRTAIIEGVPELYGAPMTASDLRAGAALIVAALMARGTSEIYEPHYIDRGYEHIEDKLRSLGAEIRRESAL, encoded by the coding sequence ATGGGTAAAGAGCGGATGCTGATCACCGGCGGACACGCACTGGAAGGTGAGGTCCGGGTCAGCGGCGGCAAGAACACCGCCGTTGCAGTAATTCCTGCTACCCTGCTGAGCGACGAGCCCTGCACCATCGAAAATCTTCCCGATATTGAAGACGTCCACGCGCTGGCGGATATCCTGGTTGAGCTTGGCGCGAAAGTGGACTACGAACCCGGGCGCTGTATGCATGTGGATCCCCGGCCCGCAGAGGGCGTGGAGATCTCCTACCACAATGCCCAGCGTCTGCGTGCCAGTTATTACCTGCTGGGCGCCCTGCTGGGACGCTGCGGCAAGGCGCGGGTTCCCACCCCCGGCGGCTGTGAGATCGGTTCCCGCCCGGTGGACCAGCATTTGAAGGGTTTCCGCTCCATCGGCGCGGAAGCTGAAGAAATCGGCGGCATGCTGACGGCCGAAGGCACCCTGACCGGCGGCGACGTTTTCTTTGACATGGTCACGGTCGGCGCCACAGTAAACGTTATGCTGGCCGCCGTAAAAGCGAAGGGCCAGACCTTCATATACAACGCGGCAAAAGAACCGCACATCGTTGACCTTGCGAACTTCCTGAACAGTATGGGCGCAAAGATCAAGGGTGCCGGTACCGATATTATCCGTATCCGCGGCGTGCAGCGCCTGCACGGCAGCACCTACGCCGTCATTCCCGATCAGATTGAAACCGGCACATTGATGATCGCCGCCGCCGCGACAGGCGGAGACGTGATTATCGACGGCTGCATCCCCACCCATATGGACGCCCTGAGCGCAAAGCTGCTGGAAATGGGCGTGAAGGTCACGGACAGCGATGACGCCATCCGGGTGCATGTGGTCGGCCCCCGCCGTGCCATCAACGTGAAAACCCAGGTATATCCCGGCTTCCCCACCGACCTGCAGCAGCCCATGAGCGCCCTGCTGACCACGGCCAAGGGAACCAGCCTGGTGACAGAAACCATCTTTGAGCAGCGGTTCCGCCACCTGGATGAAATCCGCCGCATGGGCGCGCATGTACGCGTCATGGACCGCACCGCCATCATTGAAGGCGTACCGGAGCTTTACGGCGCCCCGATGACCGCCTCCGACCTCCGGGCCGGCGCCGCCCTGATTGTGGCCGCCCTGATGGCGAGGGGAACTTCCGAGATTTATGAACCCCACTATATCGACCGGGGTTATGAACATATTGAAGACAAACTCCGTTCCCTCGGAGCGGAGATCAGGCGGGAGTCCGCCCTGTGA
- a CDS encoding extracellular solute-binding protein: MKRLAALLIVLCMLLSAAGATAGNEQVQGEIVIYSSMYQFVLDMLDEALREEFPNLKPGNNGSFFVYGGTSRLINQIYGEMEDGVLGCDMLLVAEPALSLELKDAEYLEPVEVPDAASLLRFPYDEDGYWYPVRVCNMILAYNPELEARWAEKGVTVPKTFKDFASDRSLKGVIAMGDPLSSGTTFAAVASLTQSGHYGRQYLKGLAANEIQIISGSDSIAKIRSGEIAAAMILEESVLKALKDAEDQGVPLTNLACIYPEDGVILIPSTVMTVSDAHSKNANAEACKAVEQWFLSEPAQKLILNGYMHSVFANMNQIPYGSVDTEELIAKDMGVNWENVYHSREEINLAWMDIVANRLN; encoded by the coding sequence ATGAAGAGGCTTGCTGCTTTGCTGATTGTGCTGTGCATGCTCCTGTCTGCCGCGGGTGCCACAGCCGGAAATGAGCAGGTGCAGGGAGAAATAGTCATCTATTCCTCTATGTACCAGTTTGTGCTGGATATGCTGGATGAAGCGCTCCGGGAGGAATTCCCCAACCTGAAACCCGGGAATAACGGCAGCTTCTTTGTTTACGGCGGGACCAGCCGGCTGATCAACCAGATTTACGGGGAAATGGAAGACGGCGTGCTCGGCTGCGATATGCTGCTGGTGGCGGAGCCTGCCCTGAGCCTGGAACTGAAGGACGCGGAGTACCTGGAACCGGTGGAGGTTCCGGATGCTGCCTCGCTGCTCCGCTTTCCCTATGATGAGGACGGATACTGGTATCCTGTCCGCGTCTGTAATATGATTCTGGCATATAACCCGGAACTGGAGGCCCGGTGGGCGGAGAAGGGCGTAACGGTTCCGAAGACCTTTAAGGATTTTGCGTCAGACCGCAGCCTGAAGGGCGTTATTGCCATGGGGGATCCGCTGAGCAGCGGTACCACCTTTGCCGCGGTAGCTTCCCTGACCCAGTCCGGCCACTACGGGCGCCAGTACCTGAAGGGCCTGGCGGCCAACGAGATACAGATCATCTCAGGCTCTGATTCCATCGCGAAGATTCGCAGCGGGGAAATTGCCGCCGCCATGATCCTGGAAGAGTCCGTGCTGAAGGCCCTGAAGGACGCGGAAGACCAGGGCGTGCCCCTGACGAACCTGGCCTGCATCTATCCGGAGGACGGGGTGATCCTGATCCCCTCCACCGTGATGACGGTATCCGACGCCCACAGCAAAAACGCCAATGCGGAAGCCTGCAAAGCGGTGGAACAGTGGTTCCTCAGCGAACCGGCCCAGAAGCTGATCCTGAACGGCTATATGCATTCCGTTTTTGCGAATATGAACCAGATCCCTTACGGCTCTGTGGATACCGAAGAGCTGATCGCGAAGGATATGGGCGTCAACTGGGAAAATGTTTACCACAGCCGGGAAGAAATCAATCTTGCCTGGATGGATATTGTTGCCAACCGGCTGAACTGA